GATGGTTCGCTTACCCGATGGTCAAGACTTTGTCATGGCCGATTTACCTGGATTGATTGAAGGCGCCGCTAACGGAATCGGCTTAGGGTTCCAATTTTTACGGCACGTGGAGCGGACCCGAGTGATTCTCCACGTCATTGATATGAGTGGCGTGGAAGGACGCGACCCGTATGACGACTTCGAAAAGATCAACCGGGAGTTACAGGCCTATGATCCGGATATTCTCAAACGACCCCAAATTGTGGTGGCTAACAAGATGGATATGCCCGCTGCTGCCGCCAACCTGGCGACGTTTAAGCAACAGCTAGGTCAAGATGAGCTGTTGGCGGATACGCCAGAAGTCTTCGCCATCTCGACCATCACCCATGACGGGTTAACGCCGCTGTTGCAGCGGACGGCTGAGGTGCTCGCACAGACGCCGAAGTTCCCGGTCAAGGACGCTACGGTCAAGACGGCCGAATACGATTTCCACCAGACACCGGACTTCACCATTACGCGCGATCAAGATGGCGTGTGGATTCTGGGCGGCGACAAGCTCGAAAAGCTCTTTAAGATGACCGATATTAACCACGACGAAAGCCTGTTACGGTTTGCCCGGCAAATGCGGGGGATGGGCGTGGACGATGCCTTACGGGACAAGGGTGCCCAAAATGGTGATACGGTTCAGATTGACGACTTTAGTTTTGAATACATGGCCTAAGGTCGAAAATTGAAGTAAAACAAAGGCGCTTGGGTGCTGAGCCTGAACGTCAAAAGCGACCACTATTCCTCAATTGGGGAATAGTGGTCGCTTGACGTTAAACGGGCTAAATTATCGGTTAGTACCCATTGTGAGACCGTAATTGACCCTAGGAGGAGCTTCGATCAGGCGCTGGGCGCTAGGCAATCGGGTTCTAGTTCCATTGTTAGTTGAGTTGAGCGGTTAACCAGCCACTGGGCGGAACCACCTGCTTTTGCTTGGCGGTGTAGGCACCGGCAAAGGCGATCTTAATGCGCTTAAACGTCGGGGCCTTTCCTTGGCTAGCAAGGCCGGTCGCGTAAGTGTTAAGCCGACCATTGGCGGGGATCGTTTTGCCGGCGCTGGCGTCACTGAGCTGAGTGGTGGCGTTTAACGTGTGAGTGCCATTTCCCAGTTGAATTCCTTTGATGCCGTCGGTGGTGAGATCCTGATTGCGGTGATTAATAATGGTAAACTTGATCTGGAGCGTGTAGTAAGGACTCTTGATGGTACTGAGGTTCAGCGCTTGAGCGGCCATCTTCTTCGCGTCGGTAGTTTCAGCGACGTTACGCATTAATCGGACCGTCGTTAACTGATAAGTAAAGGCACCACTCTTGATGGTGGTTTTCGGATGACGCACCCGGGCCAGAGTTAACTTGGTTCCCACCCCGTCGTAAGTGTATTGTCCTTTTTGGGTGAGGTTTCCCGACTTGACGTACTGGCGACTCTGGGTCTGAGCCCGTGTAGGGTGGAAATTTTGTTTAAAGTGAGTAGATGATGAGGCCGTTACGGCAGCGTCGGGACTAGCGGCGCGATAATGGCTGGTTTGGGAACTGGCGTTTTTAAAACTCGTATGACTTTGCTGGGATTGTTGGTGACAGCCGGTGAGCCCGACCAACAAACAACTCAGACCTAATAACCAGGTGATGCGTGAAAAATGCATGGTAAGCACTCCTTTAACCCAACAGGAGACATTGGGGAATTAGTCGGTAACCGTAGAGTCGTTGAGGGGGCGGTCCCGCTAGGAAAAGACTGGCGGTGGGACTGACTTGTTGGGTTCGGGCACGAAATTGATCGAGGGTCAGTGGCCGCCCCGGTCCCGTGATGAGATAAAGTCGCTCGGCGTGGACTTGCAGGTCTTGGATGGGTTGATTGGGTTGAGCCTCTAAGTACAACCGCAATTGTGGTGCCAGGTCGCTGGTTGACCGGTCAAAATCGATTAAGCGCACGGGTCCCACCTCCTCTTGGATACCCCAATTATACCGAATTTAGGAGCAGAACCCTAATCTTATTCTCCGTGGACCGGCGAAGACAAAAGTTGCGATTTGCCCCAAAATCCCCTAAAATAGTGAACGGACTTTAAAACGATTAGATAGGAACGAAAAAAATATGGAAATTGAATTTTTAGGAACGGGTGCTGGGTCACCTGGTAAGTTTCGGAATGTCACGAGTACGGCGTTACGCTTGTTGGACGAACGAAATTCGGTCTGGTTGTTTGACGTCGGGGAGGCCACGCAACATCAAATTTTACGAACAACGTTAAAGCCACGAAAGATTGATAAAATTTTTATTACCCACTTGCACGGGGATCACATTTTTGGGTTGCCGGGGTTATTGAGCAGTCGGTCCTTTCAAGGGGGCAATTCGCCGCTGACCATCTATGGGCCCAAGGGGATTCGCGATTTTGTGGAAGTCAGTATGCGGGTCACTGAAACCAAGTTGGCGTATAAGATTCGTTACCAAGAAATTAGCGGGGATGGCTTGATCTTTGAAGATGATAAGTTTCAGGTCTTCGCCGCCCATCTAGATCACCGCATCGCCTGTTACGGGTACCGCATCGTCGAAAAGGACCATCCGGGCGAGTTAATGGTGGACCGGTTGCGGGCCGATCAGATTCCCGCCGGCCCACTTTATGGCCAGCTTAAGGCCGGCAAGACCGTCACTTTGAGCGATGGTCGGGTAGTTAATGGGCAAGATTACTTGGGGCCCGCACAACCGGGGCGGATCGTGGCCATCTTGGGTGATACTCGCCAAACGCCGAATGCCGAGAAGTTGGCGCGCAATGCCGATGTTTTGGTTCACGAAAGCACCTTTGCGAAGGGCGAAGGTAAATTGGCCCGTTCCTATTACCATTCCACCAACGTTCAGGCGGCGGAATTGGCTAAACGTGCGCACGTAAAGATGTTGTTACTAAACCATATCTCTGCGCGTTACACGGGTAAATTAGCCGCGGAATTACAGCATCAGGCCCGTGAGGTGTTCGCGAACACCCGGGTTGTAAAGGATTTTGATGAGATTCCAGTACTGTTTCAGAAAAAAGCGGGGGCGACTAAGGCATGAAGAATCAATGGCGGATTATCGTGACCATCTTATTGGTCATTGTGGTGGCAGTCTTTGCAATTTTAAACGTTGAATCGGTTCCCGTGTCGTTTGGGTTTACCACGGTTCACTGGCCTTTAATTTTGTTATTGTTGGTGTCCATCCTCATCGGCGCAATCCTGGTGATTTTATTTTCAACTATCACCTCGTTGCAGCATAACCGGGCGTACAAGGAACTCGAAAAAACGAGTCAAGCGCGCATTGCGGCGTTAACCGACGACAATCAGCGTTTACAAAAGCGTTTGAAGAATTCGGGTAAACAAGCCGCCGGGCAACAGGATAAGCAGATTCAAGACCTGGAAGCTCAGGTTAAGGCGTTACAAGCCCAGCTCGCAGCTAAATAAACACGTTGAAAACGAAGAGTGGCGCGTGGTCGTCACTCTTCATGTCTTTTAGAAAGGATGACAGTGGAATGATTGCGGCCCAATACCATTGGAACAACCAGCACGTGGATCAGCCGTCCGCAGCGGCGCAGACGTTAGCCAAGGCGGCTCAGGTGTCGCCCATCGTGGCTCAGATTCTGCAAAACCGGGGGATCGATACTTTAGAAGCGGTGCGGGCCTTCCTGACCCCGGGACCGGAGCAACTGCACGATCCCTTTTTACTCCACGATATGCGTAAGGGACTTGACCGGATTGAAGACGCCATTGCCGCGGAGCAACAGATTACCATTTACGGGGATTACGATGCCGATGGGGTTACCAGTACGTCAATCATGTACGAAACCCTGAATGAGCTGGGCGCTAAGGTCAACTATTACATCCCTAATCGCTTTACCGACGGATACGGGCCCAACGTCGCTGCGTTTCAAAAGCTCATCGCGGCGGGGACTCAGCTGTTGGTAACGGTCGATAACGGGGTTGCGGGTAACGCGGCAATTGCGGCTGCTAACGAAGCGGGGGTCGATGTGGTGGTGACCGACCATCACGAACTACCCCAGGAGCTGCCGGCAGCCTATGCCATCATTCATCCGCGGTATCCCGGTGCCGAATATCCGTTTGGAGGGCTCTCCGGGGCGGGGGTGGCCTTTAAGGTGGCCCAAGCGCTACGTGAAGAGATCCCGCAAGACCTGTTAGACTTGGCGGCCATTGGGACCGTTGCGGATTTGGTGCCCCTGACCGATGAAAATCGGGTACTGGTCTACTTTGGTCTGGCGTTACTCAAGCAAGACGAGCGGCCCGGACTGCGGGCCTTAATGAAGACGGCGGGGATTCAACCAGACGATTTAACGGAACAATCGATTGGGTTTGGCATCGCTCCCCGGCTGAATGCCTTGGGACGTTTAGGGGATGCGGGACCCGCCGTAAAACTCCTCACGACGTTGGACGAAGACGTGGCTCAAGATCTAGCCCAACAAACGGAACAGAAAAACCGGCAGCGACAGGAATTGGTTGCCGAGATTAGTACGGCGGCATTGGCCCAAGCGGCGGACGCGCAGCACCAGGACCGGCAAGCCCTCGTGATTAGTGGTCACGATTGGCACGAAGGGGTCTTGGGAATCGTTGCCAGCAAGGTCGTGGAACGAACGGGTAAACCCACGCTGGTCTTAAATATCGATGCTCAGGGACGAGCTAAGGGGTCGGGCCGTAGCGTGGCAGCCTTTAATCTCTTTGCGGCGTTAGACCAACATAGGGACCTAATGACGGCTTTTGGGGGGCACCACATGGCAGTGGGTCTCACCGTCCCGGCCGAGCAATTAGCGGCGCTAGCAGACGCTTTAGAAGCGACTGCTGCTGCACAACGGTTAGCTGACCAAGGCCCCAGTGACGTTACCGTGGCGGCCACGTTGGCGGTACCGGATGCAACGATGGCGTTGTATCACGATTTGGGGAAATTGGCGCCATTTGGTACGGACAATCCCCAACCCTTATTTGCCTTTGAGCCGGAAAGTGTGACTCAGGTCAAGGCCATCGGTAAAACGCACGATCACTTGAAATTTCAGCTGCAGACGGGCAACAGTCGGCTTAACGCCATTCAGTTTGGCGCGGGATCCCAGGCTGCGGCTCTCGAACAGGCCGACCAGGTCGCCGTTTTGGGGACCTTAGAGGATAACGTCTGGCAGGGTCGTCATTCGCTTCAGGTAATGGTGAAGGACTTACAAACGCAGACGGCGGCCGTCGTTGTTGCGCGGACGACCGTGTTACACCAAGCGATGTTTGCCGAAGCGGGAACCTACGTCTTTTTTCACCAAAATATCTATCAGCAGTTGGCTTCCCGGCTGCCGGCCACGGGCACGGCGGTGCTATATACGGGCCAACCCTTAGCACCAATCACGGACGAACAACCGGTTTACCTGGTTGATTGTCCTGATCTGACGACGGACTTGACGACGGTCGTGACCCAGTTGGCGCCCCAGCGGATTATAGCTTATCTTTACGAGAAAGAAAGTCTTTCGCGTTTAGGGATGCCTTCTCGCGCACAATATGCTAAACTATTTAAGTTCGTTGCAACACACCAACACGTCGACGTGGGTCATCAATTGGCGCAACTCAGCACGTTCATTCAAATTCCCCGCACGCAACTGGTCTTTATGATCCAGGTCTTCTTCGAATGTGGGTTTATCTCGATTGCGCACGGCATTATGGATGCGGTCGCCCAACCGGGACATCAAGATTTGACGAGTGCGCCGAGTTATCAGTTACGGCAACAACAAATGCAGACCGAACAAGACCTGCTACTTTGTCCGGCCCAGGCGTTAACGCAGCGCCTCCAGGACCTCATCGACCTAAAATAAAGGAGCTAATTTTAAAAATGGCCATTGATTTTACGAAATACATTGCAAGCGTTCCCGATTATCCAGAAAAGGGCGTTATTTTCCGCGACATCTCGCCGTTGATGGCGGACGGTGAGGCGTTCCACGCCGCAACTGATCAGATCGTGCAATACGCGAAGGACAAGGCGGTCGAAATGATTGTCGGGCCCGAAGCCCGGGGATTCATTGTGGGTTGCCCAGTGGCTTACGAACTTGGCGTGGGGTTTGCCCCAGCACGGAAGGAAGGTAAGCTACCCCGCGCAACGGTTAAGGCCAGCTACGATCTCGAATACGGCACGTCCTCGCTATACCTGCATAAGGATGCCATCAAGCCGGGACAACGGGTGTTGGTCACCGACGATTTATTAGCCACGGGTGGCACGATTGGCGCAACAATCAAGCTGGTGGAAGACTTAGGCGGGGTAGTCGTCGGTACGGCCTTCCTGATTGAGTTAGACGCCTTACACGGTCGCGATAAGCTGAAGGGTTACGACGTCTTCAGTTTGATGAACTATTAAGCTAATTCTAAGTGAGCAGTGGGTCCGCTAGTTAGCGGGGCGCACTGTTTTTTTGTGTCGTGGAGGGAAATTAGCTATTTCGAAGGGGTTAGGGCCAAAAGCCTTGGAAATTTATGCTATCCTCAAGGGTGGAAATCATGAGGAGGAAAAACAAATGTCACCAGAATATGCAACGGCCATTCCGGCGGCCTGGTATTGGCTGTGGGTGTTGCCCGTTGGCTTAGGACTCATCTTTACTTGGCGGTATCAACGGGATAAATGTCGGCTGAGTAACGGGTTATGGTTCTCGGCCACTCTATATAGCTTTTTAGCGGTGTTAGCGATGTCGATTTTGGGAACGGAAAATCGGTGGTTAATCATCGTCAGTGTTGGGCTATTTGTCATCTTACTGATGGTTATCGGACTCGCCTTCTTGTTACAAGCCTTTTTGCTTTTGTGGAATGCGTGGCTGGTGTGGCGCCGGGAACAGCACACGCTTGCCAATATGTTGACCCTCTGGCTGGGGTTGGCCATTTTATTGTTACCCTGGGTTAATCATTTAGCAGGACAGTTTTTGCCGGCACAAGTCGACGAGTTTTTAGTGATCTTGGTTAATTTGGGGATCTTTTACGTCGCGTTTTGGTTTTACAATTATCTGACCATGTTAGTGGTCTATCAATTCAACCATCCGCGGTGGCGGCAGGACTTCATCATTGTTTTGGGAGCGGGGTTGTTAAACGGTGACCAGGTGTCGCCACTGCTGCAACAACGGATCGATCGGGGGCTGGCGTTTTATCGTAAGCAACGGGCGAAGACGGGACACCCGGTTAAACTGATCTTTTCGGGGGGCCAGGGTGCCGACGAAACGGTGCCGGAAGGTCAAGCGATGTTGACTTACGCGCTGACTCAGGGGTTGCCTGCAGCGGATGGATTGGCAGAGCAACGGTCGACCAGCACCTTTGAAAACTTAAAATTTAGCCAGGCGCTGATTCAGGCTAGTGGGATCACAAAGCCACGCGTCATTTTTGTCACCAACAATTACCATACGTTTCGGGCGGGGATGATTGCCCGCCAAGTGGGATTAAAGGCCGACGGAATCGGGTCGCGCACGGCGGGATTTTTCTTGCCAAACGCGGTCTTACGGGAATACATCGCCATTTTCGTGCGGAATCGTAAGTGGCACGCGGTGGCTTTGGGGCTGATGGTGATTCTAAGCGGGCTGCTAGTCTGGTTACCTACGTTAGGGGCTTAGATAGTTCACCGCGCTTACCCGAGGAATTAGTTGTGTTGCGGTAAGGTTCTCTGCTAGGATAGAACCATCCAGAAGACGAGATCACTCTACCATCCGCGGGGGAGTGATCTTTTTTTATGGAAATTAAACGTTCCTCGCTAAACCTAGTCGTCGTGATGGGGGACGGAAACTCAGGGGTTAAATTAGGTTCGCCGAATTGTATTCATCAGGAATATATGTGGTTGTTACACGATTGACTTATTAAGCGTGTATAATCAATCATGACAATCCGAGATGAAGGGACGAGCAGCCGATGAGTAAAGTTATTGTGAATTATCAGGCGACGGATCCGTTAGCCCACTCTTTTCGCTTGCAATTAAGTCAGTGGTCCGCCGCTAGCTGGGATTTCCCGGCGTTCATCTTTCATGAACAACAACCCGCGGTGGCTTTCGATAGTCGCCAGGCTAACCGACTTAAACGCCATTTACGGCGGGAAATCAAAGAAAATCAGAGCTACTTAGTGGTGATTAGCCGTGAAACTTGGCAGTCTGAATGGGTCAATTGGGAAATTAAGACGGCGGTCCAACAGGATAAACAGCTCATGGCTGCTAAGTTGGATACCACCAGCATGACGCCGCTAGCCCTCTTCGAAGCGGATCCGTTATGGATTGACCCGTTTGATCCGGGAGCTTTGTTGCAGCGTTCAATTTAATTTAAAATCGGGTCTTGCATTTATATTCATTATTGGTAGAATAGATTAAGTAATGGAGAGTTGGCAGAGTGGTAATGCACCGGACTCGAAATCCGGCGAACCGGCTAATACCGGCGCGCAGGTTCAAATCCTGTACTCTCCTTAAGAAGCTTCACCACAGACAGTGGCCATCAAACAACGGTTTGGTGGCTTTTTTGTTTGGTTTTGGCAGTTATGAAATCAAAAAAAATCACGTTTTCGTGCTGAATCTTCGCCACGAAAACGTGATTAAATACGCTGTTAGATGTTAGATGGTGCCACTGTATTTCCAACCGTGCTTAACGTGCTTGTAGAAGACGGTCTTATTGCCGTGCTTAATGGTCATCCAGACCTTTAGCTTGCTGGTCTTGGTGCCGTGAGGGAGTACGGCCTTGCCGGAATACGGCGTGGTTTGAGACGTGATGGTCGTGGCGTCGAGCTTAGACGAGTTGTACGGGTAGAGGGTGCTGTAAGAGCGCCAGTATTCTTCTGTCGCTACCTTCTTGTGGTACTTGACCGCATAAGCCGTTTCGTGTTCGCCGTTGACGCCGGTTTTCTTGACCTTTAAAGGCGTTAGGCTGTTTTTAATCTTGAAAGCGACCGTCTTGCTGGGCTTATTGAGCGCCTTATTTAATTTATAAAAAGAATAATTCCACTGGCGGTTGGTCAGGTACCCCGTCCGGTAACTCTTGGTAAAGCCGGTGTATTTCGCCACGCGATAGTTTGCCTTGTGGACCTTGGCCGCAGAGGCGTTCTGTGGTGCCACAAAGACTAACCCGGCCGACAGCGTCGCTAAGGCCACTGCCCATAATTTAGATGATGTCATGAAGATTCCCCCCGTTAAAATGTCAGCTTTTTAGGTCGTCGGGTGTGGACCCCGGCAGCAAAACCGGAATAATTAGCTCCATTAAACCATGAGACTGCGGAAAATTAAAGGGGCAGGAATCCAAAAGCTAGTGGATTTAGCCGGAAATTCCCGCGGGATGCCATTTTTGTAGGCGAACCGCTTTCGGGCTACCCGGCCGCTTAAATCTGAGTGGATTAATCGTTGAACTATTTAGCTTGAATGTTGTAAATTTTGTGATGGCGTCGCTAAGCAACGGGCACTTGCGGTAAACTAAGGCTAAAACTAGTTTTAATGGAGGGCGCTATGGACCTAAAAGAACTGTATTCACCGATTTTTATTCGGCATCTGGGAGAAGCGATACAACGAGAATATCCGTTGGTTCAACCCGATCGGCTATTAGCCGATTGTTTACGTGCTGATTGGCCAAAGCTAAAATTAATGGAACGACGTGACCGGCTAGTGAACAGTCTCCACCGGCAATTACCGGCCGATTTTGAACAGGCGGCTCCCATTTTGCGGGCGATTGCCCCGCAATTTACGGGATTAGCGGCCGTTTGTTTACCCCAGTATGTGGCCCAGTACGGGTTGGCGCATTGGGCCACTGCCATGGTCCTGTTGAAAGAACTGACGCGTTATTCCAGTAGTGAATTTGCGATTCGACCGTTTTTGATTCACGCACCGCAGGCCACTGAGACCCAGATGCTGCGGTGGGCGCATGACCAGGATCCGGCCGTCCGGCGCTTGGCTAGTGAGGGGTTACGCCCCAGGCTACCGTGGGGGATTCGGCTAACGCAGTATGTGACCGACCCCGCGCCAATCTGGCCGGTTTTACGGGAACTCATGACTGATGAAAGCGAGTACGTGCAAAAGTCGGTCGCTAATAATCTCAACGATATCAGTAAAGATCATCCCCAAGCCGTGATCGACTGGGCGCAAACTTACTGGGGACAAACGCCACAAACGACCTGGATACTGACCCGGGGATTGCGGACCCTGTTTAAGCAGGGAAATCCCGCAGTCTTGGCCTTAGAAGGGTATGCCTTGAGCGCCGCTGATCACCTGACGGGTTGTTCGTTGACCCCGATCGAGCAGACGGCGAGTTTAGGAACGACAACGACGCTTCAATATACTATGACGGCCGAGACTGGCCGGTCACTACCCGTTTACTTAGGTTACCGGGTGCACTACGTTCGACAACGTCAAGGAACGACCTTTAAGGATTTCTACATTAAACGCACAACTATCCGGCCTGGTGCAACGGTAAGTGGTCAGGTGACGCGTCCTTGGCGGCAGCTAACGACCAGAAAACTATATTCGGGAGACCACGTGATTGAGTTACTCGTGAATACGCGGGTGGTGGCGACTGCTCACGTGAAATTAACGGTGGAGCAGACACGTTAAGGTCGTCCGAAGCAACGAGTGGCTGTGAATCGGCAATTGGCAACAAATGGAGCCTCTAGGTGAGCGCTAGCAGATTACCTTCACGGTAGCGGTACCATCCGCGGGAGAATTACGATTGGCCGGTCAATCTTTTTTGTCGGAACGGTCCCCCAGGATTGAAATTATGGTAAACTTACCAAGGAGTTTATAAACTAACGCAAAGATTAGGGATGTGGGTAACTGTGAGTGGTTTTATTGGTGAATTTTTTGGAACGTTGATTTTAATTGTTTTGGGAACGGGCTCGTGCGCGAGCGTGAACCTGAAGAAGACCTACGGGACCGGCAGCGATTGGACCTTTATCTCGCTGGCCTGGGGTTTAGCGGTAACTATGGGGGTCTACGTGGCCGGTAACTTGGGATCGGATGGTCACTTGAACCCAGCCGTGACGATTGGGTTTGCGGCGTTTGGTTTCTTCCCGTGGGACCAGGTATTGCCCTACCTATTAGGCCAATTTCTGGGGGCCTTTGTGGGCGCCGCGCTGGTCATCATCCAATTCCGGCCGCATTTTCAAGCCACGTCGGCGAAAAACGGGAACTCCGTGGGCATCTTCGCTACGCGCCCGGCGATCGCTAATCCGGTCTTTAACTTCCTGTCCGAAACCATCGCGACCTGGGCGTTTATCTTCATCCTGTTGAATCTGGGTGACTTTACTCAGGGGATGAAACCCTTCATCGTGGGGACCTTGATCGCCGTGATCGGGATGGGGCTAGGGACCACCACCGGGTTTGCCATCAACCCGGCCCGGGACTGGGGCCCCCGGTTGGCCTATACCATCTTGCCGGTTCCGAACCGTGGTAGTGCCGAATGGTCGTACGCCTGGGTTCCCATGTGTGGTCCCCTGGTAGGGGGCTTATTGGCCGCCGGACTACAGGTTTTATTAAAGTAAATCAATTAAAAACTCATGATCGTCGGTTGACGGTCATGAGTTTTTTTGCGGCATAATTAGGTTAAAGTTGGTTATAAGCGGTGACTTCGGCGTGGAACCCGGCGGCATTGTCGGCCGTTTGCAGGGTCAGGGTGGTGACGCTGCCGTTTCCCGGGAAGACGGTTAACGGGTCGAACTGCGAACCAAAGCGCAGGGCTAAGGAGCGAATGTAGGTGCCGTGCGTGACCACCAACAGTCGCTGGCCGTCTTGTCCCTGGTCCAACAAGGTTTGTAATCCCCGGTTAACTCGGTTTTCGAACGTTTGACCGTCTTCGGAGAGGTGCAGCGGGTCGGCAGCGTGCATCGCGTCGCGGGCCGCGGAAAAGGAGTCATGGGCAATGATCTCGGCTTGGGTCTTAAAGCCCAATGGTCGGGCAGCCGTAATCCAAGAGGCGGTGTTATCGGCGCCTTCAAAAGAACCGAAGTAGACTTCTCGGACATCTTTCAGCTGGGTGGGTTCCGCCTGACTAAACTGGTTCGGCGCAATCACGTGGTGGGCGGTATCGATAGCTCGCTTCAGGTCGGATGAATAGTAGTGATCATAATGGACGGTTTTTAATCGTTGTCCGGTTTCATCGGCGGTTTTTAGCCCCGCCGCGCTTAGTGGCGAATCGGACCAGCCCTGTAGGCGGTCTAAAAT
Above is a window of Levilactobacillus zymae DNA encoding:
- a CDS encoding MIP/aquaporin family protein; this encodes MSGFIGEFFGTLILIVLGTGSCASVNLKKTYGTGSDWTFISLAWGLAVTMGVYVAGNLGSDGHLNPAVTIGFAAFGFFPWDQVLPYLLGQFLGAFVGAALVIIQFRPHFQATSAKNGNSVGIFATRPAIANPVFNFLSETIATWAFIFILLNLGDFTQGMKPFIVGTLIAVIGMGLGTTTGFAINPARDWGPRLAYTILPVPNRGSAEWSYAWVPMCGPLVGGLLAAGLQVLLK
- a CDS encoding adenine phosphoribosyltransferase; translated protein: MAIDFTKYIASVPDYPEKGVIFRDISPLMADGEAFHAATDQIVQYAKDKAVEMIVGPEARGFIVGCPVAYELGVGFAPARKEGKLPRATVKASYDLEYGTSSLYLHKDAIKPGQRVLVTDDLLATGGTIGATIKLVEDLGGVVVGTAFLIELDALHGRDKLKGYDVFSLMNY
- the rnz gene encoding ribonuclease Z, with translation MEIEFLGTGAGSPGKFRNVTSTALRLLDERNSVWLFDVGEATQHQILRTTLKPRKIDKIFITHLHGDHIFGLPGLLSSRSFQGGNSPLTIYGPKGIRDFVEVSMRVTETKLAYKIRYQEISGDGLIFEDDKFQVFAAHLDHRIACYGYRIVEKDHPGELMVDRLRADQIPAGPLYGQLKAGKTVTLSDGRVVNGQDYLGPAQPGRIVAILGDTRQTPNAEKLARNADVLVHESTFAKGEGKLARSYYHSTNVQAAELAKRAHVKMLLLNHISARYTGKLAAELQHQAREVFANTRVVKDFDEIPVLFQKKAGATKA
- the obgE gene encoding GTPase ObgE — its product is MFVDQVKINVKAGNGGNGMVAFRREKFVPNGGPAGGDGGRGGNVVFVVDQGLRTLMDFRYQRKFKAKNGGNGAIKSMTGRGADDLIVQVPQGTTVVNSATGAVIGDLVGDDDSVIVAHGGRGGRGNIHFASPKNPAPEIAENGEPGEEFEVQLELKVLADVGLVGFPSVGKSTLLATVTSAKPKIAEYHFTTLVPNLGMVRLPDGQDFVMADLPGLIEGAANGIGLGFQFLRHVERTRVILHVIDMSGVEGRDPYDDFEKINRELQAYDPDILKRPQIVVANKMDMPAAAANLATFKQQLGQDELLADTPEVFAISTITHDGLTPLLQRTAEVLAQTPKFPVKDATVKTAEYDFHQTPDFTITRDQDGVWILGGDKLEKLFKMTDINHDESLLRFARQMRGMGVDDALRDKGAQNGDTVQIDDFSFEYMA
- the recJ gene encoding single-stranded-DNA-specific exonuclease RecJ: MIAAQYHWNNQHVDQPSAAAQTLAKAAQVSPIVAQILQNRGIDTLEAVRAFLTPGPEQLHDPFLLHDMRKGLDRIEDAIAAEQQITIYGDYDADGVTSTSIMYETLNELGAKVNYYIPNRFTDGYGPNVAAFQKLIAAGTQLLVTVDNGVAGNAAIAAANEAGVDVVVTDHHELPQELPAAYAIIHPRYPGAEYPFGGLSGAGVAFKVAQALREEIPQDLLDLAAIGTVADLVPLTDENRVLVYFGLALLKQDERPGLRALMKTAGIQPDDLTEQSIGFGIAPRLNALGRLGDAGPAVKLLTTLDEDVAQDLAQQTEQKNRQRQELVAEISTAALAQAADAQHQDRQALVISGHDWHEGVLGIVASKVVERTGKPTLVLNIDAQGRAKGSGRSVAAFNLFAALDQHRDLMTAFGGHHMAVGLTVPAEQLAALADALEATAAAQRLADQGPSDVTVAATLAVPDATMALYHDLGKLAPFGTDNPQPLFAFEPESVTQVKAIGKTHDHLKFQLQTGNSRLNAIQFGAGSQAAALEQADQVAVLGTLEDNVWQGRHSLQVMVKDLQTQTAAVVVARTTVLHQAMFAEAGTYVFFHQNIYQQLASRLPATGTAVLYTGQPLAPITDEQPVYLVDCPDLTTDLTTVVTQLAPQRIIAYLYEKESLSRLGMPSRAQYAKLFKFVATHQHVDVGHQLAQLSTFIQIPRTQLVFMIQVFFECGFISIAHGIMDAVAQPGHQDLTSAPSYQLRQQQMQTEQDLLLCPAQALTQRLQDLIDLK
- a CDS encoding TIR domain-containing protein, which codes for MSKVIVNYQATDPLAHSFRLQLSQWSAASWDFPAFIFHEQQPAVAFDSRQANRLKRHLRREIKENQSYLVVISRETWQSEWVNWEIKTAVQQDKQLMAAKLDTTSMTPLALFEADPLWIDPFDPGALLQRSI
- a CDS encoding DNA alkylation repair protein, whose amino-acid sequence is MDLKELYSPIFIRHLGEAIQREYPLVQPDRLLADCLRADWPKLKLMERRDRLVNSLHRQLPADFEQAAPILRAIAPQFTGLAAVCLPQYVAQYGLAHWATAMVLLKELTRYSSSEFAIRPFLIHAPQATETQMLRWAHDQDPAVRRLASEGLRPRLPWGIRLTQYVTDPAPIWPVLRELMTDESEYVQKSVANNLNDISKDHPQAVIDWAQTYWGQTPQTTWILTRGLRTLFKQGNPAVLALEGYALSAADHLTGCSLTPIEQTASLGTTTTLQYTMTAETGRSLPVYLGYRVHYVRQRQGTTFKDFYIKRTTIRPGATVSGQVTRPWRQLTTRKLYSGDHVIELLVNTRVVATAHVKLTVEQTR
- a CDS encoding histidine phosphatase family protein; the protein is MKTLTVDFVRHGQTLFNILDRLQGWSDSPLSAAGLKTADETGQRLKTVHYDHYYSSDLKRAIDTAHHVIAPNQFSQAEPTQLKDVREVYFGSFEGADNTASWITAARPLGFKTQAEIIAHDSFSAARDAMHAADPLHLSEDGQTFENRVNRGLQTLLDQGQDGQRLLVVTHGTYIRSLALRFGSQFDPLTVFPGNGSVTTLTLQTADNAAGFHAEVTAYNQL
- a CDS encoding lipopolysaccharide assembly protein LapA domain-containing protein, which produces MKNQWRIIVTILLVIVVAVFAILNVESVPVSFGFTTVHWPLILLLLVSILIGAILVILFSTITSLQHNRAYKELEKTSQARIAALTDDNQRLQKRLKNSGKQAAGQQDKQIQDLEAQVKALQAQLAAK
- a CDS encoding YdcF family protein, giving the protein MSPEYATAIPAAWYWLWVLPVGLGLIFTWRYQRDKCRLSNGLWFSATLYSFLAVLAMSILGTENRWLIIVSVGLFVILLMVIGLAFLLQAFLLLWNAWLVWRREQHTLANMLTLWLGLAILLLPWVNHLAGQFLPAQVDEFLVILVNLGIFYVAFWFYNYLTMLVVYQFNHPRWRQDFIIVLGAGLLNGDQVSPLLQQRIDRGLAFYRKQRAKTGHPVKLIFSGGQGADETVPEGQAMLTYALTQGLPAADGLAEQRSTSTFENLKFSQALIQASGITKPRVIFVTNNYHTFRAGMIARQVGLKADGIGSRTAGFFLPNAVLREYIAIFVRNRKWHAVALGLMVILSGLLVWLPTLGA